One Halichondria panicea chromosome 6, odHalPani1.1, whole genome shotgun sequence genomic window carries:
- the LOC135336903 gene encoding procathepsin L-like, whose amino-acid sequence MQTSSTMKTLIFLSAIFGLTASAAIKFPQEWVDWKTTHNKIYEEELEELHRNTIWQANQKFVNAHNTYAYKFGYTLDMNEFGDLTGAEFARIFNGYKMQEPFNDTKFYKPDNSVSLPATIDWRQYGVVTEVKNQGQCGSCWSFSTTGSVEGQHARKTGQLVSLSEQDLIDCSSSYGNNGCQGGVMDYAFRYMIANNGDDTERSYPYEMRKGNCRFNQNNVGATIRSYHDIPRGSESSLKSAVGSVGPVSVAIDASHSSFQFYNGGVYVEPACSSTRLDHGVLVVGYGTENGQDYWLVKNSWGTNWGENGYIKMARNRGNQCGVATQASYPIV is encoded by the exons ATGCAGACCTCAAGCACAATGAAGACACTCATCTTTCTCTCAGCCATCTTTGGCCTGACAGCCAGCGCTGCTATCAAGTTCCCTCAGGAGTGGGTGGATTGGAAGACG acacacaaCAAAATATACGAAGAAGAGTTGGAGGAGCTTCATAGAAACACTATCTGGCAAGCCAACCAGAAATTTGTCAACGCACACAACACCTATGCCTACAAATTCGGTTACACTCTGGACATGAATGAATTCGGGGATCTCACAGGAGCTGAGTTTGCACGAATCTTCAATGGCTACAAGATGCAGGAGCCTTTCAACGACACCAAATTTTATAAGCCAGACAACAGCGTTAGCCTACCGGCTACGATCGATTGGAGACAGTATGGAGTAGTTACTGAAGTCAAGAATCAAGGACAGTGCGGCTCGTGCTGGTCGTTCAGTACTACTGGCTCTGTAGAAGGACAACATGCTAGGAAGACAGGACAGTTGGTCTCCCTTAGTGAGCAGGACCTCATCGATTGTTCCAGTTCCTATGGTAACAACGGTTGTCAGGGAGGAGTTATGGATTATGCTTTTAGATACATGATTGCCAACAACGGAGACGATACTGAGCGTTCTTATCCGTACGAAATGCGAAAAGGAAACTGCAGATTCAATCAAAACAATGTCGGTGCCACTATTCGAAGCTATCACGATATCCCAAGAGGGAGCGAGTCCTCCTTGAAATCAGCAGTGGGAAGCGTTGGACCTGTGTCTGTAGCTATCGATGCCAGCCACTCAAGCTTCCAGTTCTACAATGGAGGAGTGTACGTTGAGCCGGCTTGTTCTTCAACTAGATTGGATCACGGTGTATTGGTTGTCGGGTACGGTACGGAGAACGGTCAAGACTATTGGTTGGTTAAGAATAGCTGGGGCACCAACTGGGGTGAGAATGGTTACATCAAGATGGCCAGGAACCGTGGCAACCAGTGTGGAGTTGCGACCCAAGCAAGTTACCCCATTGTTTGa
- the LOC135336904 gene encoding procathepsin L-like — MQTSSTMKALIFLSAIFALTASAAIKFPQEWVDWKTTHNKLYEEELEELHRLTVWQANQKFVNAHNTYAYKFGYTLDMNEFGDLTGAEFARIFNGYKMQEPFNDTKFYEPDTSVSLPATIDWRQYGVVTEVKNQGQCGSCWSFSTTGSVEGQHARKTGQLVSLSEQDLIDCSSSYGNNGCQGGVMDYAFRYMIANNGDDTERSYPYEMRKGNCRFNQNNVGATIRSYHDIPRGSESSLKSAVGSVGPVSVAIDASHSSFQFYNGGVYVEPACSSTRLDHGVLVVGYGTENGQDYWLVKNSWGTNWGENGYIKMARNRGNQCGVATQASYPIV; from the exons ATGCAGACCTCAAGCACAATGAAGGCACTCATCTTTCTCTCAGCCATCTTTGCCCTGACAGCCAGTGCTGCTATCAAGTTCCCTCAGGAGTGGGTGGATTGGAAAACG ACGCACAACAAACTATACGAAGAAGAGTTGGAGGAGCTTCATAGACTCACTGTCTGGCAAGCCAACCAGAAATTCGTCAACGCACACAACACCTATGCCTACAAATTCGGTTACACTCTGGACATGAATGAATTCGGAGATCTCACAGGAGCTGAATTTGCACGAATCTTCAATGGCTACAAGATGCAGGAGCCTTTCAACGACACAAAATTTTATGAGCCAGACACTAGTGTTAGCCTACCGGCTACGATCGATTGGAGACAGTATGGAGTAGTTACTGAAGTCAAGAATCAAGGACAGTGCGGCTCGTGCTGGTCGTTCAGTACTACTGGCTCTGTAGAAGGACAACATGCTAGGAAGACAGGACAGTTGGTCTCCCTTAGTGAGCAGGACCTCATCGATTGTTCCAGTTCCTATGGTAACAACGGTTGTCAGGGAGGAGTTATGGATTATGCTTTTAGATACATGATTGCCAACAACGGAGACGATACTGAGCGTTCTTATCCGTACGAAATGCGAAAAGGAAACTGCAGATTCAATCAAAACAATGTCGGTGCCACTATTCGAAGCTATCACGATATCCCAAGAGGGAGCGAGTCCTCCTTGAAATCAGCAGTGGGAAGCGTTGGACCTGTGTCTGTAGCTATCGATGCCAGCCACTCAAGCTTCCAGTTCTACAATGGAGGAGTGTACGTTGAGCCGGCTTGTTCTTCAACTAGATTGGATCACGGTGTATTGGTTGTCGGGTACGGTACGGAGAACGGTCAAGACTATTGGTTGGTTAAGAATAGCTGGGGCACCAACTGGGGTGAGAATGGTTACATCAAGATGGCCAGGAACCGTGGCAACCAGTGTGGAGTTGCGACCCAAGCAAGTTACCCCATTGTTTGA
- the LOC135336915 gene encoding uncharacterized protein LOC135336915 yields MTAFILLASLLVFSMAERTQAGHEVVVGFTDLSGVTTATPGSTVEITVGVLEGRLHPNETVKLLLTSGPGSAIVNEDLMPLHRPIELTMVHPRNTSKVVIRESAHEGTEFPVRLTTPETDSTGDVVVTFAGFFSIKITGVPDDACTYIAYLVGFAALIAAVGGIAPIIYKMKKRRTLMELAPI; encoded by the exons ATGACTGCTTTCATTCTTCTTGCAAGTTTACTTGTTTTTAGCATGGCTGAAAGAACTCAAGCAG GGCACGAAGTGGTGGTGGGATTCACTGACTTGTCTGGTGTGACAACAGCAACCCCCGGGTCTACAGTAGAAATCACAGTGGGAGTGTTAGAGGGACGATTACATCCCAATGAGACCGTAAAACTGTTATTGACATCTGGACCAGGCTCAGCTATTG TAAATGAGGATTTGATGCCTCTTCATCGCCCGATTGAGCTAACAATGGTACACCCTCGGAACACTTCAAAGGTAGTCATCCGTGAATCTGCCCACGAGGGAACAGAGTTTCCCGTGAGGTTGACGACACCAGAAACTGACTCAACTGGTGATGTTGTGGTAACGTTTGCTGGTTTTTTTAGTATCAAAATAACCG GTGTGCCTGATGATGCGTGTACCTACATTGCCTATCTCGTAGGATTTGCTGCATTAATAGCAGCAGTAGGAGGAATAGCGCCCATTATCTACAAAATGAAAAAAAGAAGAACACTGATGGAACTGGCACCTATTTAA